One window from the genome of Ramlibacter henchirensis encodes:
- a CDS encoding helix-turn-helix domain-containing protein encodes MFRFRPRSSLERYLPFLQEAPLTAQTITPAATASRVEALAAALDYLTEQDLCALCSITPSTAEAWRKRRKGPAYALVGNRVLYPKAGVREFLDSHVRAALVGSKELL; translated from the coding sequence TTGTTCCGGTTCAGGCCCCGGAGTTCGCTGGAAAGATACCTCCCATTCCTTCAGGAGGCACCTTTGACAGCCCAGACAATCACCCCCGCGGCAACTGCCAGCCGTGTCGAAGCGCTCGCAGCGGCGCTCGACTACTTGACAGAGCAGGATCTCTGTGCGCTCTGCTCCATTACGCCCAGCACAGCGGAAGCCTGGCGCAAGAGACGGAAGGGGCCGGCGTACGCACTTGTTGGAAACCGAGTGCTGTACCCCAAGGCTGGCGTGCGCGAGTTTCTGGACAGCCACGTCCGTGCGGCCCTCGTGGGCTCCAAAGAACTGCTCTGA
- a CDS encoding YdaU family protein, translating into MNYYEHHIRDYDAATAHLSWDEDMAYTRLLRWYYRRERPIPAEISEACRQVRACTRAQKQAIAAVLEEFFHLQPDGWHQRTCDAVIQAYKDGAPEREAKKKNEHTRLVRHRLERAELFATINAAGHHLPFNAPIAEVRALARSVGSAPSAGSQAGSAPEPETPPETPSETEREMCATGTQTPDPITHLPDSSLDEVKLVPSSPTPSREKDSVQQASISDVWARYAKAFQERHGVPPTRNSKVNGQLKHLLQRIPAPEAPLVAEFYLQLEHYAPKRHPIGLLLHDCEAVRTQWLQARAGQAVAVRPSRSERARRVASSLPGIAAVDTLNLGMTIDVETKNVREQAAFALAKH; encoded by the coding sequence GTGAACTACTACGAGCACCACATCCGCGACTATGACGCGGCAACGGCCCATCTAAGTTGGGACGAGGATATGGCATACACACGCCTGCTTAGGTGGTACTACCGCCGAGAGCGTCCCATACCTGCTGAAATCTCCGAAGCCTGCCGGCAAGTGCGGGCGTGCACAAGAGCGCAAAAACAGGCCATTGCTGCGGTACTAGAAGAATTCTTCCACCTTCAACCTGATGGATGGCATCAGCGCACGTGCGATGCCGTGATTCAAGCCTACAAGGACGGTGCCCCAGAGCGCGAAGCCAAGAAGAAGAACGAACACACACGGCTTGTACGTCACAGACTTGAACGTGCGGAGCTGTTCGCCACCATCAACGCTGCTGGGCACCACCTGCCCTTCAACGCTCCGATTGCTGAAGTGAGGGCGCTGGCCCGGTCCGTCGGTAGTGCACCTTCCGCGGGCTCACAGGCCGGGTCTGCGCCAGAGCCTGAAACGCCGCCTGAAACGCCATCTGAAACGGAACGCGAAATGTGCGCAACGGGTACCCAGACACCAGACCCCATTACCCATCTCCCAGACTCTTCTTTGGACGAGGTGAAACTCGTCCCATCCAGTCCTACACCATCGCGCGAAAAAGATTCCGTGCAACAGGCCAGCATTTCGGACGTATGGGCGCGCTATGCGAAGGCCTTCCAGGAACGCCATGGCGTTCCCCCAACCCGCAATAGCAAGGTGAACGGACAGCTGAAGCACCTACTCCAGCGTATCCCCGCCCCCGAAGCGCCGCTGGTGGCCGAGTTCTACCTTCAGCTGGAGCATTACGCACCGAAACGGCACCCGATCGGGCTCCTGTTGCACGATTGCGAAGCAGTACGCACCCAATGGCTCCAGGCCCGGGCCGGCCAAGCAGTCGCAGTGCGGCCCTCGCGCAGTGAACGCGCCAGACGCGTCGCATCTTCTCTTCCAGGGATTGCAGCTGTGGACACACTCAATCTGGGCATGACCATCGACGTGGAGACAAAGAATGTTCGCGAACAAGCAGCCTTCGCGCTCGCAAAGCATTGA
- a CDS encoding enoyl-CoA hydratase family protein, whose translation MKDESGPRLDPALAAGNMKPMAGYKARHFGWSVQGKVATITLNRPERKNPLTFDSYAELRDLFGQLRYATDVKAVVVTGEGGNFCSGGDVHEIIGPLVRLAAPELLMFTRMTGDLVKTMRACPQPIVAAVDGVCAGAGAIVAMSSDLRLGTARSKTAFLFNRVGLAGCDMGACAILPRIIGQGRASELLYTGRSMSGEEGERWGFFNRLCEPDALLGEAQKLAAEVAAGPTFANGITKTMLHQEWAMTLEQAIEAEAQAQAICMMTEDFKRAYNAFVGKQKPVFEGN comes from the coding sequence ATGAAAGACGAGAGCGGGCCGCGGCTCGACCCGGCGCTGGCCGCCGGCAACATGAAGCCGATGGCCGGCTACAAGGCCCGGCACTTCGGCTGGTCGGTGCAGGGCAAGGTGGCGACCATCACGCTGAACCGGCCCGAGCGCAAGAACCCGCTGACGTTCGACTCGTATGCGGAATTGCGCGACCTGTTCGGGCAGCTTCGCTACGCCACCGATGTGAAGGCGGTCGTGGTCACCGGCGAGGGCGGCAACTTCTGCTCGGGCGGCGACGTGCACGAGATCATCGGGCCGCTCGTGAGATTGGCGGCGCCCGAGCTGCTGATGTTCACTCGCATGACGGGCGATCTGGTCAAGACGATGCGGGCCTGCCCGCAGCCGATCGTGGCGGCGGTGGACGGCGTGTGCGCCGGCGCCGGTGCGATCGTCGCGATGTCGTCGGACCTGCGTCTGGGCACGGCGCGCAGCAAGACCGCGTTCCTCTTCAACCGCGTCGGCCTGGCCGGCTGCGACATGGGCGCCTGCGCCATCCTGCCGCGCATCATCGGCCAGGGCCGCGCGAGCGAACTGCTCTACACCGGGCGCTCGATGTCGGGCGAGGAGGGCGAGCGCTGGGGCTTCTTCAACCGGCTGTGCGAACCGGACGCGCTGCTGGGAGAAGCGCAGAAGCTGGCCGCCGAGGTGGCCGCCGGTCCCACCTTCGCCAACGGCATCACCAAGACCATGCTCCACCAGGAATGGGCGATGACGCTGGAGCAGGCGATCGAGGCGGAAGCGCAGGCCCAGGCGATCTGCATGATGACCGAGGACTTCAAGCGGGCGTACAACGCATTCGTCGGCAAGCAGAAGCCGGTGTTCGAGGGGAACTGA
- a CDS encoding acyl-CoA dehydrogenase, which yields MASKATFHWADPLLLDQQLTDDERAVREAAHAYCQERLAPRVLEAFRTETTDPGIFREMGELGLLGPTIPEQYGGAGLNYVSYGLIAREVERVDSGYRSMMSVQSSLVMVPIYEFGNEATKRKYLPKLATGEFIGCFGLTEPNHGSDPGSMVTRARKVDGGYRLTGSKMWISNSPFSDVFVVWAKDDAGAIRGFVLEKGWKGLSAPKISGKVGLRASVTGEIVMDEVFCPEENAFPEVRGLKGPFTCLNSARYGIAWGALGAAEDCWHRARQYVLDRKQFGKPLAANQLIQKKLADMQTEITLGLQGCLRLGRMKDEGTAAVEITSIVKRNSCGKALDIARLARDMMGGNGISDEFGVARHLVNLEVVNTYEGTHDIHALILGRAQTGIAAF from the coding sequence ATGGCAAGCAAGGCCACGTTCCATTGGGCCGACCCGCTGCTGCTGGACCAGCAGCTCACCGACGACGAGCGTGCCGTGCGCGAGGCCGCCCACGCCTATTGCCAGGAAAGGCTGGCGCCGCGCGTGCTGGAAGCCTTCCGCACCGAAACCACGGACCCGGGCATCTTCCGCGAGATGGGCGAACTGGGCCTGCTGGGCCCCACCATTCCCGAGCAGTACGGCGGCGCGGGCCTGAACTACGTGAGCTACGGCCTGATCGCGCGCGAGGTCGAGCGCGTGGACTCCGGCTACCGCTCGATGATGAGCGTGCAGTCCTCGCTGGTGATGGTGCCGATCTACGAGTTCGGCAATGAAGCCACCAAGCGCAAGTACCTGCCCAAGCTGGCCACCGGCGAGTTCATCGGCTGCTTCGGGCTGACCGAGCCGAACCATGGGTCCGACCCGGGCAGCATGGTCACGCGCGCGCGGAAGGTCGACGGTGGCTACCGCCTCACCGGCAGCAAGATGTGGATCTCCAACTCGCCCTTCTCCGACGTGTTCGTGGTCTGGGCCAAGGACGACGCAGGCGCCATCCGCGGCTTCGTGCTCGAGAAGGGCTGGAAAGGCCTGTCGGCGCCCAAGATCAGCGGCAAGGTGGGCTTGCGTGCCTCGGTCACCGGCGAAATCGTCATGGACGAAGTGTTCTGCCCGGAAGAGAACGCTTTCCCGGAAGTGCGCGGCCTCAAGGGACCGTTCACCTGCCTGAACTCGGCCCGCTACGGCATCGCCTGGGGTGCGCTGGGCGCGGCCGAGGACTGCTGGCACCGCGCGCGCCAGTACGTGCTGGACCGCAAGCAGTTCGGCAAGCCGCTCGCCGCCAACCAGCTGATCCAGAAGAAGCTGGCCGACATGCAGACCGAGATCACGCTCGGCCTTCAGGGCTGCCTGCGGCTCGGCCGCATGAAGGACGAGGGCACCGCGGCGGTGGAGATCACGTCCATCGTGAAGCGCAACTCCTGCGGCAAGGCGCTGGACATCGCGCGGCTCGCCCGCGACATGATGGGCGGCAACGGCATCAGCGACGAGTTCGGCGTGGCGCGCCACCTGGTGAACCTCGAGGTGGTGAACACCTACGAGGGCACGCATGACATCCATGCGCTGATCCTCGGGCGCGCGCAGACCGGTATCGCGGCGTTCTGA
- a CDS encoding class I SAM-dependent methyltransferase — protein sequence MLRRQLCLAAAACFAPAVPAQLVPAPGYEVVPRSADGIGKSFMGREIAGVMGWQGAAWLEREDRERQERSDLLLRELNLAPGLQVADIGAGTGYHARRIARLVAPGGTVHAVDVQPQMLEQLQARARREGIANIVPVLASERDSRLAPSSIDLALLVDVYHELEYPVEVMASVVRALRPGGRLVLVEYRGEDPKVPIKTLHKMSEAQVRREMAVHAVVYERTSDVLPWQHIVVFRRD from the coding sequence TTGCTCCGCCGCCAGCTCTGCCTGGCGGCGGCCGCGTGCTTCGCCCCTGCGGTGCCCGCGCAGCTTGTGCCCGCGCCGGGATACGAGGTGGTGCCGCGCAGCGCCGACGGCATCGGCAAGTCCTTCATGGGCCGCGAGATCGCAGGCGTGATGGGCTGGCAGGGCGCCGCATGGCTGGAGCGCGAGGACCGTGAACGCCAGGAGCGATCGGACCTGCTGCTGCGCGAGCTGAATCTCGCGCCGGGCCTGCAGGTAGCCGACATCGGGGCTGGGACCGGGTATCACGCGCGCCGCATCGCGCGGCTGGTGGCGCCGGGCGGCACTGTGCATGCGGTCGACGTGCAACCCCAGATGCTCGAGCAGCTGCAGGCGCGGGCCCGCCGCGAGGGCATCGCCAACATCGTGCCGGTGCTGGCCAGCGAGCGCGACTCGCGGCTGGCGCCTTCCAGCATCGACCTTGCGCTGCTGGTGGACGTGTACCACGAGCTCGAGTACCCGGTGGAGGTGATGGCCAGCGTCGTGCGCGCGCTGCGGCCGGGCGGGCGGCTGGTGCTGGTCGAGTACCGGGGCGAAGACCCGAAGGTGCCGATCAAGACGCTGCACAAGATGAGCGAGGCGCAGGTGCGGCGGGAGATGGCGGTGCATGCGGTGGTGTATGAGCGCACGTCGGATGTGCTGCCTTGGCAGCACATCGTGGTGTTCCGGCGGGACTGA
- a CDS encoding acyl-CoA dehydrogenase family protein, with amino-acid sequence MSDRAYLDWPFLEPRHRELAQSLDAWANGNVPHAHGRDVDAECRALVKSLGGAGWLRHAVGGSHGAAPSIDTRAICLIRETLARHSGLADFAFAMQGLGSGAISLQGTEPQKDRYLTRVARGEAIAAFALSEPEAGSDVAAMQCSARVEGGEAILDGEKTWISNGGIADFYVVFARTGEAPGARGISAFIVDAGTPGFEIAERIEVIAPHPLARLRFTNCRIPVSQRIGEAGEGFKVAMRTLDVFRTSVAAAALGFARRALDEALHRATTRKMFNQTLADFQLTQAKLAGMATTIDSAALLVYRAAWQRDQGRNVTREAAMAKLTATEGAQQVIDDAVQIFGGLGVVSGQPVEMLYRDIRALRIYEGASEVQQLIIARELLKDLKGDKA; translated from the coding sequence GTGAGCGACCGCGCCTACCTCGATTGGCCCTTCCTCGAGCCACGCCACAGGGAACTGGCCCAGTCGCTCGACGCGTGGGCCAACGGCAACGTGCCGCATGCGCACGGACGCGACGTGGATGCCGAGTGCCGCGCCCTCGTCAAGTCGCTCGGCGGGGCCGGCTGGTTGCGTCATGCGGTGGGCGGATCGCACGGCGCGGCGCCAAGCATCGACACGCGTGCGATCTGCCTGATCCGCGAGACGCTGGCGCGCCACAGCGGGCTGGCCGACTTCGCTTTCGCGATGCAGGGCCTGGGCTCCGGGGCGATCAGTCTGCAGGGCACCGAGCCCCAGAAGGACCGCTACCTGACGCGCGTCGCTCGCGGCGAGGCCATCGCGGCGTTCGCGCTGTCGGAGCCCGAAGCGGGTTCGGACGTCGCTGCGATGCAGTGCTCCGCGCGCGTCGAAGGCGGCGAGGCGATCCTCGATGGCGAGAAGACCTGGATCTCCAACGGCGGCATCGCGGATTTCTACGTGGTGTTCGCGCGCACGGGCGAGGCGCCGGGCGCGCGCGGCATCTCGGCCTTCATCGTCGATGCGGGCACGCCGGGCTTCGAGATCGCCGAGCGCATCGAGGTGATCGCACCGCATCCGCTGGCGCGCCTGCGCTTCACCAACTGCCGCATTCCGGTTTCGCAGCGCATCGGCGAAGCGGGCGAAGGCTTCAAGGTGGCGATGCGGACCCTCGACGTGTTCCGCACGTCCGTCGCGGCCGCCGCACTGGGCTTCGCGCGTCGCGCGCTGGACGAGGCGCTGCACCGCGCCACGACGCGCAAGATGTTCAACCAGACGCTGGCGGACTTCCAGCTGACGCAGGCCAAGCTGGCCGGCATGGCGACCACGATCGACAGCGCCGCCTTGCTGGTCTACCGCGCCGCGTGGCAGCGCGACCAGGGCCGCAATGTCACGCGCGAGGCCGCGATGGCCAAGCTCACCGCCACCGAAGGCGCGCAGCAGGTCATCGACGATGCCGTCCAGATCTTCGGCGGCCTGGGCGTGGTGAGCGGCCAGCCGGTCGAGATGCTCTACCGCGACATCCGTGCCTTGCGCATCTACGAAGGCGCGAGCGAAGTGCAGCAGCTCATCATCGCGCGGGAACTGCTGAAGGACCTGAAGGGAGACAAGGCATGA
- the dusA gene encoding tRNA dihydrouridine(20/20a) synthase DusA — translation MVNQELIRWRVSVAPMMDWTDRHCRYFHRLLSRRALLYTEMVTTGALLHGDVPRHLDFDETEHPLALQLGGSEPDELAKCAKLGEQWGYDEINLNCGCPSERVQRGSFGACLMAEPKLVADGVKAMVDAVSIPVTVKHRIGIDRDESYEFVRDFVGTVAEAGCGVFIVHARNAWLKGLSPKENREVPPLRYETVHRLERDFPGLQFVINGGFGTTAEVQEQLRALDGVMVGREAYHNPWWLASWDEAFFGDAPFEGTRESVEAALVDYMARQRREHGTYWYAAARHMLGLRNGLPGARRWRQVWSDHRLKALDPHDVMALAHRQVALAA, via the coding sequence ATTGTGAATCAAGAGCTTATCAGATGGCGCGTCAGTGTTGCACCGATGATGGACTGGACCGACCGCCACTGCCGCTACTTCCACCGGCTCCTCAGCCGCCGCGCGCTGCTCTACACGGAGATGGTGACCACGGGCGCGCTGCTGCATGGCGACGTTCCGCGGCACCTCGACTTCGACGAGACCGAGCATCCGCTGGCGCTGCAGCTCGGCGGCAGCGAGCCGGATGAGCTCGCCAAATGCGCGAAGCTCGGCGAGCAGTGGGGCTACGACGAGATCAACCTCAACTGCGGTTGCCCCAGCGAGCGGGTGCAGCGCGGATCGTTCGGCGCCTGCCTCATGGCCGAGCCGAAGCTCGTGGCCGACGGCGTGAAGGCGATGGTGGACGCGGTGAGCATCCCCGTGACGGTGAAGCACCGCATCGGCATCGACCGCGACGAGAGCTACGAATTCGTGCGCGACTTCGTCGGCACGGTGGCCGAAGCCGGCTGCGGCGTGTTCATCGTCCACGCCCGCAATGCCTGGCTCAAGGGCCTGTCGCCGAAGGAGAACCGCGAGGTCCCGCCGCTGCGGTACGAGACCGTGCATCGGCTCGAGCGCGACTTCCCGGGGCTGCAGTTCGTCATCAACGGCGGCTTCGGCACCACCGCCGAAGTGCAGGAGCAACTGCGAGCACTCGACGGCGTGATGGTCGGGCGCGAGGCGTACCACAACCCCTGGTGGCTGGCGTCCTGGGACGAGGCGTTCTTCGGCGACGCGCCGTTCGAGGGCACGCGAGAGTCGGTCGAGGCCGCGCTGGTCGACTACATGGCGCGGCAGCGGCGCGAGCACGGCACGTACTGGTATGCCGCGGCCCGGCACATGCTCGGCCTGCGCAACGGCTTGCCGGGCGCGCGCCGGTGGCGGCAGGTGTGGAGCGACCATCGCCTGAAGGCGCTGGACCCGCACGACGTGATGGCGCTGGCACACCGCCAGGTCGCGCTGGCCGCCTGA
- a CDS encoding bifunctional salicylyl-CoA 5-hydroxylase/oxidoreductase translates to MKIVCIGGGPAGLYFALLMKKQDPRHDITVVERNKPYDTFGWGVVFSDQTLGNLQAADPQTAAEILGAFNHWDDIEVNIRGEKIRSGGHGFCGIGRKRLLNILQKRCEELGVRLQFETDVQGDEQFPDADLIIASDGLNSRIRTRYQATYQPDVDMRRNRFVWLGTHKLFEAFTFAFEETEHGWFQVHAYQFDGDTSTFIVETPEEVWRKAGLDTMEKEESIAFCERLFAKYLDGHRLMSNAAHLRGSAQWIRFPRVVCKTWVHHNGRQPVVLMGDAAHTAHFSIGSGTKLALEDAIELARCISSAQGDLNRALADYEAVRSVEVLKIQNAARNSTEWFENVPRYVNLPAPQFAYSLLTRSQRISHENLRLRDKGYVEQYEDWIAQLAGVHRSPTQQPVPPMFTPFRLRGTVLKNRVVVSPMAQYLCEDGVPADYHMVHLGARALGGAGMVVAEMTCTSPDARITPGCPGLWNEQQQAGWKRIVDFVHRHSDARIAMQLGHAGPKGSTRVPWEGEDQPLASGNWPLLSASPQQYIDGVSDWSRAMTRADMDRVRDDFVRSARFAAAAGFDWLELHCAHGYLLSSFISPLTNLRTDEYGGSLENRLRYPLEVFRAMRAVWPEHLPMSVRISAHDWVEGGITPDDAVAIARAFKAAGCDLIDCSSGQVSKKQKPVYGRMYQTPFADRVRNEVGIATMAVGAISEADHVNSIIAAGRADLCAVARPHLASPSWTLLEAARIGYRDAKWPVQYLSGKSQLERNLEREKAMAVQTAGLSPLEQANQAQGV, encoded by the coding sequence ATGAAGATCGTCTGCATCGGCGGCGGCCCGGCCGGCCTGTACTTCGCCCTGTTGATGAAGAAGCAGGACCCGCGGCACGACATCACGGTGGTCGAGCGCAACAAGCCCTACGACACGTTCGGCTGGGGCGTGGTGTTCTCCGACCAGACGCTGGGCAACCTCCAGGCGGCCGACCCGCAGACGGCGGCCGAGATCCTCGGCGCCTTCAACCACTGGGACGACATCGAGGTCAACATCCGGGGCGAGAAGATCCGCTCGGGCGGCCACGGCTTCTGCGGCATCGGCCGCAAGCGCCTGCTCAACATCCTGCAGAAGCGCTGCGAGGAACTGGGCGTTCGCCTGCAGTTCGAGACCGACGTGCAGGGCGACGAGCAGTTCCCCGACGCCGACCTCATCATCGCCAGCGACGGCCTGAACAGCCGCATCCGCACCAGGTACCAGGCCACGTACCAGCCCGACGTCGACATGCGGCGCAACCGCTTCGTCTGGCTCGGCACGCACAAGCTCTTCGAGGCCTTCACCTTCGCGTTCGAGGAAACGGAGCACGGCTGGTTCCAGGTCCATGCGTACCAGTTCGACGGAGACACCTCGACCTTCATCGTCGAGACGCCGGAGGAGGTCTGGCGCAAGGCGGGGCTGGACACGATGGAGAAGGAGGAGTCGATCGCGTTCTGCGAGCGGCTGTTCGCCAAGTACCTCGACGGGCACAGGCTCATGTCCAATGCCGCCCACCTGCGCGGCTCGGCCCAGTGGATCCGTTTCCCGCGCGTCGTGTGCAAGACCTGGGTGCACCACAACGGCCGCCAGCCCGTGGTCCTGATGGGCGATGCCGCCCACACGGCGCATTTCTCGATCGGGTCCGGGACCAAGCTGGCGCTCGAGGATGCGATCGAGCTGGCGCGCTGCATCTCCAGCGCCCAGGGCGACCTGAACCGCGCGCTCGCCGACTACGAGGCGGTGCGCAGCGTCGAGGTGCTGAAGATCCAGAACGCCGCACGCAACTCCACCGAGTGGTTCGAGAACGTGCCGCGCTACGTCAACCTGCCCGCGCCGCAGTTCGCCTATTCGCTGCTCACGCGCAGTCAGCGCATCAGCCACGAGAACCTGCGCCTGCGCGACAAGGGCTACGTGGAGCAGTACGAGGACTGGATCGCGCAACTGGCCGGCGTGCACCGCTCGCCGACGCAGCAGCCGGTGCCGCCGATGTTCACGCCGTTCAGGCTGCGCGGGACGGTGCTGAAGAACCGCGTGGTCGTCTCGCCCATGGCCCAGTACTTGTGCGAGGACGGCGTGCCCGCCGACTACCACATGGTTCACCTGGGCGCCCGCGCGCTCGGCGGAGCCGGAATGGTCGTGGCCGAGATGACCTGCACATCGCCCGATGCGCGCATCACCCCCGGCTGCCCGGGCTTGTGGAATGAGCAGCAGCAGGCCGGCTGGAAACGCATCGTCGACTTCGTGCACCGCCACAGCGACGCAAGGATCGCGATGCAGCTCGGGCATGCGGGCCCCAAAGGCTCGACCCGCGTGCCCTGGGAAGGCGAGGACCAGCCGCTCGCGTCGGGCAACTGGCCGCTGCTGTCCGCCTCGCCGCAGCAGTACATCGATGGCGTGAGCGACTGGTCGCGCGCGATGACTCGAGCCGACATGGACCGCGTGCGCGACGATTTCGTGCGCAGCGCGCGGTTCGCCGCGGCCGCCGGATTCGATTGGCTGGAGCTGCACTGCGCGCACGGCTACCTGCTCTCCAGCTTCATCTCGCCGCTGACCAACCTGCGCACCGACGAGTACGGCGGCTCGCTGGAGAACCGGCTGCGCTATCCGCTGGAGGTGTTCCGGGCCATGCGCGCGGTCTGGCCGGAGCACCTGCCGATGTCGGTGCGCATCTCGGCGCACGACTGGGTGGAAGGCGGCATCACGCCCGACGACGCCGTGGCGATCGCGCGCGCCTTCAAGGCGGCGGGCTGCGACCTGATCGACTGCTCTTCGGGCCAGGTGAGCAAGAAGCAGAAGCCGGTGTACGGCCGGATGTACCAGACGCCTTTTGCCGACCGTGTCCGCAACGAAGTCGGCATCGCGACGATGGCGGTGGGCGCGATCTCGGAAGCCGACCACGTCAACAGCATCATCGCGGCCGGCCGGGCGGACCTGTGCGCGGTGGCTCGACCGCACCTGGCCAGCCCGTCCTGGACGCTGCTGGAAGCGGCGCGCATCGGTTACCGCGACGCGAAGTGGCCGGTGCAATATCTCTCCGGCAAGTCGCAGCTGGAGCGCAACCTCGAACGCGAGAAGGCGATGGCCGTGCAGACCGCGGGCCTGTCGCCGCTGGAGCAAGCCAACCAGGCGCAAGGCGTCTGA
- a CDS encoding tyrosine-type recombinase/integrase — protein sequence MPTFSQLPSGKWRAQVRRAGLYRAATFATKREARDWATGIEAQSHHIAAGGFAPAPKGATVGDLIDKYQETLAREPGKTKAATLAMLKREMGKVKLSSVSAVVLRDFIDRREQAGAGGVTIAADLSFLSAVLKWARHARQLDVNDRLALEARESLKHRGLQTRSKERQREPTDDELDKLYAHWGTSPRQRIDMPTLCRFALATGMRQDEICRLQVEDVDSQRKTVVIRDRKDPQRKAGNNQTVPLLPDAWAVVERAIKDRQAGSIFQARAASVSTAFTRACQAVGIEDLHFHDLRHRATAQFFRMGLDIPRVALLTGHKTWSMLRRYTEIKPEDVHAVIVPSRA from the coding sequence ATGCCTACATTTTCTCAGCTACCCAGCGGCAAGTGGCGCGCGCAGGTAAGGCGCGCGGGCCTGTACCGGGCCGCCACCTTCGCGACCAAGCGCGAGGCCCGCGACTGGGCGACCGGCATTGAAGCCCAGTCGCACCACATCGCGGCCGGCGGCTTCGCCCCTGCGCCTAAAGGCGCCACGGTCGGCGACCTGATCGACAAGTACCAGGAGACGCTCGCCCGCGAGCCTGGCAAGACCAAGGCTGCAACGCTGGCGATGCTCAAGCGCGAGATGGGCAAGGTGAAGCTCTCCTCCGTCTCCGCCGTCGTCTTGCGGGACTTCATCGATCGACGCGAACAGGCGGGTGCCGGCGGCGTGACGATCGCGGCCGACCTGTCGTTCCTGTCCGCCGTGCTCAAGTGGGCTCGACACGCCCGTCAACTGGACGTCAACGACCGGCTCGCGCTGGAGGCCCGCGAAAGCCTCAAGCACCGGGGCCTGCAGACGCGCAGCAAGGAGCGCCAGCGCGAGCCCACCGACGACGAATTGGACAAGCTCTACGCCCATTGGGGGACCAGCCCGCGGCAGCGAATTGACATGCCCACGCTGTGCCGGTTCGCGCTGGCTACCGGCATGCGCCAGGACGAGATCTGCCGACTACAGGTCGAGGACGTCGACAGCCAGCGCAAGACGGTCGTAATCCGCGACCGCAAGGACCCTCAGAGAAAGGCGGGCAACAATCAAACCGTGCCATTGCTGCCTGACGCGTGGGCAGTCGTTGAGCGCGCGATCAAGGACCGGCAGGCCGGCAGCATCTTCCAAGCCAGAGCCGCGTCAGTCTCGACCGCTTTTACGCGGGCGTGCCAAGCGGTCGGCATCGAAGATCTGCACTTCCACGACCTGCGGCACCGGGCCACTGCACAGTTCTTTCGCATGGGCCTAGACATCCCGCGCGTGGCACTCCTCACCGGCCACAAAACGTGGAGCATGTTGCGCCGGTATACGGAGATCAAACCGGAAGACGTGCATGCCGTTATCGTGCCATCGAGGGCTTAG
- a CDS encoding RidA family protein has protein sequence MSQHQAVLPAGWPRPKGYANGVVAGGRQLYIAGMVGWDANQQFHSDEFGAQTWQALKNVADVLKEAGAKPENIVRMTWYVTDKREYLAAGKQVGQAFRELIGHYEIAMTAVEVKALIEDRAKVEIEVTAVLPD, from the coding sequence ATGAGCCAGCATCAGGCGGTGCTTCCGGCCGGCTGGCCGCGGCCCAAGGGGTATGCCAATGGCGTCGTCGCCGGCGGCCGGCAGCTCTACATCGCAGGCATGGTCGGCTGGGACGCCAACCAGCAGTTCCACAGCGACGAGTTCGGCGCACAGACCTGGCAGGCGCTGAAGAATGTCGCGGACGTGCTCAAGGAAGCGGGCGCGAAGCCGGAAAATATCGTCCGCATGACCTGGTACGTCACGGACAAGCGCGAATACCTGGCGGCCGGCAAGCAGGTCGGGCAGGCGTTCCGGGAGTTGATCGGGCACTACGAAATCGCGATGACGGCGGTGGAGGTGAAGGCCCTGATCGAGGACCGTGCCAAGGTCGAGATCGAAGTCACCGCGGTCCTGCCGGACTGA